The Humulus lupulus chromosome 7, drHumLupu1.1, whole genome shotgun sequence region cattcaaaggtattcctattcctagttcatttctgtatgtttcattagtttcttgtAGTTTTCtatactcaaatcctaactcaatattttccattcttggttaggcatttaagttctttgaacttgaggtttttTTTCGGTAAgatcttcttctcggtggttttagttcatttcttttcatctttttctttttataaaatactcacctttctattattggttttagggGTGTTCCAAAATCCcttccttgttctcacatcccggtattggtaaggaaaataggatagtttctatatagttttgtgtatgtttatgtataatatgtttatgctatagtacgttatgttatgttttatctagggctcacagttgcttagtgccctagtgtttatcatttttatgtttgtagttatgatttaccctacctcagatattagacaggggacctaaatgggttatcataaactatcatgtgatctaacctacctcagatattagacaggggacgtagatggttcatcacatgttttaatggccattaatagtatagtcctatatggtatacgtctctatagtcatatgttatatgtttatgtttatgttcatgcttttagtagattttccttgctgggcattaggctcattcctttattttatatgtgcacgaaaatagttatggcggcgggaagattcttggcggcttgggattgtgtattgatgaagaatggattcggtggactgcgtgaacgattcgaggacgaagttgtttttagtcatttcaattatgttttctatgtattttccgcacctgattttgtaacgaatttatttaagatttaagttgtgttttattttcaaacaatgggatcccatatcataccccgaattttatgtattttaacatttgctttacagtttttaataaagttatgaatgttttatatgtatgttttcttaagaatagtgtctatgtataagcagTTTTAAttgtccaaagtctagaattagttgggtcattacattatgtgattatgtgatatatgtgtgcatcattatatgattatgtgagttatattataatatgacttgatatgcatgtttaggtgtattaaatatacatgtgggcccatttctgattaaaaggtcAATTTTCggaatttggcccgttatgggtatatttggcatatatgtgatatatgtgtgggaccacatcattatgtggatatatttgggttactcagcacaagacgatcctagggagaaagctagtgggaaagtcacaatggaaccaatacttgacttggagtgagtcaaggggtatattgggtatttaatacattagcgggttattgggtaatgggaataaatatttgaggatatattaggagttagtgagatcaggagggaattctggggattttgactattttaccctcgggggcgcTTTTGGGGTACCTCGAGCATTGGGATTCGCTTAAGGTTACttacttaagctcaaagtaacctAACAGAAACAAAATACGTTCAGTATTCTCCCTCTCTCTTGTGTTCGTTCATTTGAGGCCCGTTAGctttttcgaaggaaactcgagttttaaggctcggattcaagcaaggttagagtcataacgattctagagAATATTAGAAGCTTGATTGCCAGAGGATTTTACCGAAAAATGACTTAATCAGAgataatccaagctttaagttctaagttttcaATTCTTaagatttgattggattttatagttttgatgagttttttattggattgtaacttgggttttgatggttttgggttgTTAAGTTGTTTGAGAACTTTGCGtatgggatttggctatgttttgataggtttatggagggatttgacaagggaaaaatgaagaaaaaaactaAGTTTGCAGGTTGATtcgcggccctgttctagggGAATCGCGGCTCCAATTGGGCGAAGGAAAAGCAGGTGTTTCTGTCCTATTGGTGTCGCGGCACTGGTGTAGGCAGGGAAGAGGCTTAGACCTCTGACTTGAGCGGGCCGCAGCTCAAAAGTTTGGGGGCCACAGTGCTTAAGGGATTTTTTTaccttggggaggttttgagtgcaggaactcaaacctaagggctcgggattgatcttactacccagtttagtaggattcgacgtcccagaggctaggactcggtccagaagcctatGTTTATTCGTTATTGAcaagattctatattatggttatgactaggttatcgctaggggctcgaaaccgggaccgtgctcaagggtcgttcatttgtagcccatacttggaccaaaggtaacaaaactgcacctggtatgtgatacatgtgattttGGCTTAGCCTGAATTATTGAATAGGAATATGAATAAGGCATGAACGCTTGAGAATGTGCATaattgtgattattgattaagcatgttgaatgctttgtatttggatatttgatatatgatatatgcttggttgcattattatattgagaaaggcttgacttatcagtcaagggtggcaatggcgctttgagcgctggtcgatatggttatgcctaaccaggatcgcatcatatgcttgactgacctattggtcgtggaaaactcagcgccaggtacattgggccagctccaaggctagttatacagaggatagggcaatgggccctggggtgacttattagtcccatatcctagggttgggccccagcattgacttattagtcaacgaAGGTCTTAGAATACTGAgtactggtcgtaaagcattgacttattagtcaaggacgaccttagcacgctgagtgctggttgtaaatcattgacttatgagtcaaggacgaccttagcacgctgagtgctagacgaaaagcattgacttataaatCAAGGACGGAAATAGCGCGCTGAGGGTTGgttgatatggttatgcctaaccaACAGCTCATCATATGCTTGACTGACTTATTGGTCGTGGATAACTCagcgccaggtacgttgggccagctccaaggctggttatacagaggataaggcaaaaggccccggggtgacttattagtcccataccCTAGGCTGtcgagccccagtatgattccataatcatgtattagggCACTGAGCcacagtatgattccataatcatgtattttgggcattggaccccagtatgattcattgatcatttatcttgggcGATTGGCCCATATGAcgatgtagtcatttatatggatggtatgcatgcatgagtagggttattactgctaggcatgcttattatgatttgttgACGTGTTATTAGTTGCTTATGAGCttgcttaagttttcttgctgagccttgcctcacgggtgctttgtggtgcatgtaaatggaaaagaaagctggaccatccttgagttggagagcttaggtgacgatgtgtacatatgcgactgctcgaccaacACGACCtaggttttaaagaggaactagggtcaaaccctatttttccacttaggtcggttggttgtaactttttcactgtaattaacctttttaaatgtattttgggatcccatgtatgaagtaaacGTTTTACTGAAACAATagtacctttgaccaaaaaaatttaccctaaaccattaatcacgtttagttacatggttatggccaaatgaatcatttagcgagtttagaactatttaaaatacacagtgtaacagtccctgagtagtagggcgttacacctatgAAACAAAAAGGCAGATATTACACAGTGGATAGAAACAGTTAGGAGTATTTGGTTGTAAATATGTGAGCATTGTCGTACAACAGAAGAAAAGAGTTTAAAAGGACATTTATTGTTATTTAGTGGCATTATATTTTACAGATGTTTTGGGGGACATTATAAGAAAATTACTTGTCATGTTTCTTAAAAGTGTGCTGGCttgtgattttgataattttgacTTTTTGACTTTCCTGAAAGGCTACTTGGTTTTTATTCATCCATCTTTCTGGTGGTCTAATAATTTACTATGACTAAATTGTATTTTGCTTCATGAGTTTAGTATTGAGGTGCTCTTCAGTATGTAGTACACTTGTCCATGTAGTTTTATTGTTGCTCTTGCTCTTGATTGGGCAACATTCTCTCTAATGCTACAAAAATGAAATTCGGAAGCATAATATTTTTCAGTAAGCCTAAAGACAAAAAAGACAGAATAAAAATAGTAGTTTGTCAacatatttatattctatttatgaAAATTAAGATGATTTATACCATATAGTCCTGCCATATCTTTTTATGCATTGgctattaatttatatatatttatgtatgctATCATCTAACAATAAGAAATTAGAaaaaaaacacacatatatattaatgtgattccaaaatttttttttttttttttttttttgaacaaaagaaaaattttattcaaaacccaaccaaatttACAAGACAAAAAGAGCAGCTGCTACAGACCAGCAGACAGCAAACTCAAACAAACAGCAAGAAAAAACTACACAGAACCATCTACCAGCCTTCTACAATCTTGCGTAAATATACATCCCTTTTTCTATAAGAGAAAGAACTCAAACTCAAAACTCTATACTTAACTACATCTTTGATTTCCAAACTAAGGCTGCTGGCCATTTTACAAATTGATTCAAAAATACAACTGTTTCTGTTGCACCAAATGAAGTACCAGGAAGCTGAAATAACAGCATTAATAATCTGGTTCTTCAAGTTGTGTTTAGCCAATAAGCACCAATGAGTGAGCTCCTCATAAGATTCAGGCCAATGGAACACACCCAGCCATCTACCGATTTCCTCAAACACTCTCCTGGAATATATACACTCCATAAACAAATGGCTATGGGTTTCCACGCCAGAATCACACACAGGGCAGAGAACAGAGGTAATATGCATAAACCGGCACAAGTGGTCTCTAATAAGCAGCTGATTATTAAAAATCTGCCAGTAAATGAACCTGTGCTTGGGCATAATAAGCTTGTTCCAAACTGTCTCAGCAAAACCCACAGCATGCGCAGTAACAAGAGAGAAATAGAAGTGTTTACTATGAAATTTACCTCCCTTAACAGCTAGCATCAAGCTACCCTCATCCATAAAATGTCTCAGCCTCAATAATTTCTTAATATACCAGCTCATATCCTGACTAATAGGCACATTCCAGACGCTAAACTCCTTCAAATAGATGGAACTAATCCACTTGACCCACAGGCAGTCTTGCTTGGAAGAAATAGCCCTCATAAAGTTATCCATCAACGCCAAGTTCCATTTCTTACCCTCACGGAAGCCAATACCACCCAGCTTTTTAGGGAGACAAACTTTTTCCCACGAAGGGAGATGCAACTTACTTCTATTCCCATTAGCTCCCCAAAGAAAATCCCGACAGCTCTTATCAATGGCAGCAGTAATCTTGGAAGGCAGAATGAATATGCTCATCCAAAAATTCCTAAACCAAGCAAAACTGAGTGTATGAGTTGGGCACGACCAGCAAAAGACAAGTTCCTACTCGCCTAACAATTAAGCTTCTTGTTCAACTTATCCAGAATCACCCCACAGTCTGAAGCTTTCCACTTGGTAGGCCGAAGAGGAACTCCCAAGTACTTCAAAGGGAAGGATCCTTCTTCCATTTGCAACATCTCAAGAATCTGAGCTTTGATAGAATCCTTCACCCCTCCAAAATAGATATGGGACTTAGATTTATTCGCAGAAAGCCCAGTAGAATCACAAAACGCAGAGAAGGCTTCATGAATCTTACTCACTGAACTGACATTACCTTTACAAAAGATAATCAAATCATCTGCAAAACAGAGGTTAGTCAACCTAAGATGTTTACACAAAGGATGATAACCAAAGCCTTTCTTGTCAGAGTAATGAGCTAATAAACGAGTGAGGTACTCCATAATGAGCACGAACAAGAGAGGAGACATGGGGTCCCCTTGCCTTAGGCCTTTTTCCCCTTTGAAAGAGCCCTGAATTCTCCCATTCATTAACAGATTGTATATGGTTCCTTTTAAGCAAACTAGAATCCAGCCAATAAATCTAGAGGGAAAACAAAGATGTTTAAGTAACTCCTCCACAAAATGCCAATCAACTGTGTCGTAAGCCTTACTCAAATCAATCTTCATTAAACATCTAGCTGAAATATTCTTTCTAGTATACCCTTTGaggagatcttggaatatcataaTATTATGAGCTAGAACTCTATTTTTAATAAATGCCCCTTGATTACTATGAACAAGAAAGGGAAGCACTTCCGAAAGTCTAGAGCAAATCATCTTCGATATACACTTATAGAGAGTGTTACAACACGCAATAGGACGATAGCCACTAGCTGAACTCGGATTAGCAAGCTTAGGAATAAGAGAAATCACAGTCTCATTCAGATCCTTCGGTAAGTAACCATCCTGAAAGAAATCCAACACAGCAGAAGTAATCTCAGCACCAATATCTGACCATAACCCCTTAAAGAATCCCGAGCCAAAACCATCCAAACCAGGACTTTTAAAGGAGTGAATGCTAAATAGAGCCTTCTTCACATCATTCTTGGTAAAAGGTCTCAGAAGTCTGACTTGGATATCCAGAGACAATCTATTTCCCTGCATGAAACAGCTTTTATCAATCTCCACTGAAGCCAAATTTCCTTTCCCCATAAAATTCTTGAAATGAGACAGGAAATGCTCAACAACTTTAGAATAATCCTCTTCTGTTTTGCCTCCTATTGTGAAGGAAGAAATTCTATTATCAACTCTTCTTTTTCGCATAAATGCATGAAAAAATCTAGAATTATCATCACTAAACTTAATCCAATTAAGTTTACTCTGCTGTTTGAGAAAACTAGCATAACAGCTCTGCAAAACTGAAACATTGAGCTGGGCTTGAGTGACCGAATAAAGCAAAGACATATCTGAAGGATTAGAAGCCAAAGCCTCCTGAACTCTACTATAatcctccttggccttcttaTAACTCATAACAATATCACCAACCTCCTCTCTGTTAAACCTTTTCAAGATATGCTTCACCCGATATAATTTCTGAACTACCTTGCAAAGACCTCCACCAGAAGCAACTGGCGCATTCCAACAGCGAAGAACAGCTTCTCTGTAGCCTCTATACTGCATCCAGTGGTTACCAAAACGAAATGGGATAAATCCCACACTGTTAACTTCCTGATTACGAATCACACAGAAACTATGATCAGAAATGCAGTCCCATTTGAAGCGAGCTTCAGTTTTCGGAAAAACATCCAGCCACAGATCATTAAGAAACACTCTATCTAACTTAGAAAAAATACGATCTCCTGCCTCCTGTTTGTTCGACCACGAATAGAGAGCTCCCTCACACTTAAGTTCCTCAACTTGGCCTAAAACCAACCAATCTTGAGCATCAGCTATGTCCTTAGCAAGGATTTGTCTCCCACCAATCCTATCTTGGTAGCTAAACATGGCATTAAAATCTCCAAAAATTATCCAAGGAGACTTTAATTAACCAATACTAGCTAATTTATCCCAAAGATGCTTCCTCTCCCCCATAGAATTGCTTCCATAAACCACTGTAGCAAAGAAAAATTCCTACTGGCCACTCACTTTGATCCTACAATGAACAAGTTGGGGATCTTCAAGCAATATATCAACCTTCACAAATTTAGTTTGCCAAACAACCAGAATCCTACCAGAAACAATAGGACTAGAAAAATAATCCCAATTGTGAAAATTATTCTCAAAAACTTCTTTAATTATCTCATGTTTCAACTTAGTCTCAAAGAAAGCTCCAAAACCAACCTTATTCTCCCTACAAATACTAAGAATAGCATTTTGCTTATCTTTTTTATTCATACCCCTCACATTCCACCCTATCATATTGCAAACTTCCATCACTGAATTGGGATAGAATTAGTGACCAAATGACCAATCCCTGTATCTTGCAGCACAGCATATCCATTGCCCGATTTAGCCTTTCCTTGAACGAAATCTGACTTGTGAGCAATTACCACCCCTTGTCTAGCACCTCTCCTTCTGGGAGTAATCCAACTTCCTGCAATCTCAGCATTCCCTTTCCCAGATTGCTGAGTAACTTCTGAGTTATCCTGAACATCACTAATAACCTTGGAAACATTTTGCTCTAGAGAACTACTAGCCTTCTCTTCCTCTCCAATATTAGAAGCATTGCAAGCTCTGAGATCAAGATTAACAAACTCAGAGTGTTGTTGAACCTCCTCTGCATTGGATATGTTCTTGTCTGTACTAGCACCTTTCTCATCAGCATATTTTTTCCTCCAACTCAAACCAGTATTCTTGTTACAATTTGCCAAAATATGACCTAAATTCGAGCAGGCGGCACACTTAGAGGGAAGCCATTCATACTCCACCACTTGTTCAGTTATTTGATCCCtttcattaataaaagaaatagatTTCGGAGGATGATCCGTAATCTCCATATCCACCAATATCCTCGCATATTTCACCATCGATCTACTTTGCGTCACTTTATCCACCAGAACCGGCCTCCCAATTGTGCTCACCATAGCActgagactattttttccccaGTATTGCAAACCCAAGCCATTCAGCCGAATCCAAACCGGAACCGACTTGACCATTCTCATAGAGTCCATATCTGGTGTCCAAGGACGAAGAACCACTGGTTTTTTATCAAAGTGTATAACTCCTGTTTCCAAAATCAGATCCCGTGTAGCTTCATCCCTGAAATTAACAAGGGTAAAACCTGAATGCATTCTCACTATCTTCTCAACACCCAAGCTGCCCCAAATTCTCTTTACAAATCCTTCAAATACTCTAAAAGGTGGGTTGGCTCCCAGGACAATGCAAACAATCGCATTCTTCCAGAACGAAGCTTCAGTCTCAACCTCCTCCATATCTAATCGGGCCACAACTTGGTCACCCAATTCCAAAATATGTTGTATGTGTATAGATATGGTTTTTTTTATCTCTATCGTTATTCTTTTTCTATAAAGATTAAACAAATTTGTATGTCATGTAATGGAGTTTTGAATTGGTCGGAATGGGCATCTAGAAAGTGGTTGGTTTTCTTTGATACTTTTGCATTTTCTTGCCCCCAAATACTTTTTCTAATATCATTATTATGATTTTGTCGATCAGTTAAACTAGGTTACCCATTTTATATGCTAAAAGGTTATGCCTTGCTATTTATTGGTAATTGTCATGCTCACCTACTAGTTTTACTCTTGTCACTTGTACAAGTTAAATATTTGCTTGAAATTTCAAGTGTTGATTTAGTTTTCTTTGAACTTTCATAACATTCTGAAGTatagtttttggatttttttttttttttttttggattctgAAATTTCAAGTGTCAATTTACACTTTAATTTGTTTCTTTATTCATTCTTCTATTGTCATACCAAAGGAATCTCCAGACTTTAGTTAAGTGTACTACTAAAAGGCCACATTTCAGCAATAAAACATAGGTACTAAAAGAAAGAATTTGAAAATTTTACACACGTTATTAACAGAGaataacataataaatacatttaaGAATGACAATAAAAATATTTGCAATAAATTTTCATCAAAAATTTACTTGAAGCAATACATAATGATCTATTCTTAACAAAGTTAGATGTTGAGTTTTtgaaacttttaaaataaaatttagtcacacttttaaatATCACACAAATGTGCTCCATTTAGCTTACTCTGAACTCTAGAGCTCTATTAATCTAAAAACTTGTGTATAAAATTATTGTATGACATAAAAAAGTGCATAATTACTCCAACTCTCATACAATAACTATATTTACCTTAACTTTCATATTATTCAATAGTTTTCAAAACATGTTATCATTTATTTAATCCTAAAATAGTtgtaaataaatatgatatttgtgattttagttatgACTTTAACATCAAGTATAACTATTCTACTTTATTTTTCGAAACATGTACAGGTATGGATCCATATATGCAATATAGATTGGCCTTACAAGATGAAGGTAATGTAAGACCATTCACAAATTTGCTCACAAATGATAACAATAAAAAAACTCGAGGTCTTACACAAATGTGTGACATTTGGGGTAATCATGATGGTAAGAAGATACAAATCACATGTAATAATTTTGGGTAGCCACATGATGAAAATGCAAACAAACTTACAATCTTTACTAGGACATTAGTATAGGATGAAAAAAATGCTCCAGTTAATTACAAAActtggcataaggtacttgataAATACAAAGATAGAATGTGAAAATTCATacaagtaatttttttaaatttaatttagcATTTTAGATTACTAGttataataattttatataaatgtaattatttcgattttatttttttgttagttaatatattttaaattgctAATAGTAAATACTTTTATTCTTTTAGGAAATATCTGACATTCCTTTTCTTGTGAAGAATTGGACTATGAGGATTTGTGATAGGCAACTTAGAAATTGGAAATTATATCTTAAAACAACTTATTATTTATATCATTTATCTTTTAAGGAGTAAAAAAATATAAGGATTAAagattatatgatatttaataGGAGGAATTGATAAATATTGGGCAACAGAAGATGCATaggtattttttgttttaaactttAATTAGCTATATTTTTTTATCATATATAAAGAACTTTATATTAACTAAGTGTAATTTTTAATGTTCTTTTAGCGCAAGTGTGCCAAAATCAAGATTAGCCAtagtgaaaaaatatatataaccatACAGCTGACACAAAATGTTTTGCACAAATAAGAGCATTGTAGgttaaatgttattttttttcatAAGCATGCAtactttgattaatttttaattacaGTTAATAATATACTCATTTGTAGAAGAATGGTGGTGAAAGTACACCCACATGTGCAACTATGTTTAAAATCTGCtacaaaaagaaaaagataagaaTGTTGATGACAGAACAAAAGAAGCTATGATATGACTGAAAAATTCTTAATACTTGCTTTTATTATTGCTAACTTATATGATTGCAATTTTGAATTAAGAATAGCCAAAAttgcaaaagaaagaaaaattgaatGAAGATGCATAAAAAAAGTATGAAAGACACTCTTCTTGAAGTTATGGTTAAAGAAAAACATAGATAAGTTCGCATGTATGAATTTGGTATTTGCCGATTTGATGTGTGGGAAAACAAATCAACTTGGAAGCGAAACCAAAACAAAATTGTAGATGCTCTAAAATCTAACGTAAATTATCTACGATCTCAAGTTTTAAATCATACTCAAACTCTTCTGAGCAATCAAAATAATTTCAATGATGTATTAACACTACTAGTTAAGGTTAgacttttaattttttattattaattaataatttgtacttattaaaatgaatatatttatatgcaagtTTCAAATAACAATGACAACGAGACGTCTTCACAACtgattaagtttttttttcaaaagattTTTAAGAATAAGAACTTATAAATtgtattcattttattaatgtaTTGTTATACATGTAGGCCAAAATGCTTATATGTCGTGTAACAAAGAATCTCAATGCCAATTGTGGTTTTCATCTTCAACATATGATACACAAGTTGCAAAagtaaatattaatataattatttaattttgttattatttaaatatttaaacacATCCTTTGCAATTCAATTcacttgtgtatatatattttatatgttgacccttaatttggtcaacgacatagagtcaagtaaaacgataaaaaccagatgaaatcaagacaaaaagataaacgacaaCAAATatttatagtagttcggccccaaaaaatggtaataacctacgtccacttattgttcttattaatgtagaatctcaaaaactgtgatcaatgaactatgGTTCACAAGTTTCACAAGCCTCGAGATGAATACAGTTTTGGCgaataaaaacactataattctctctcaaaATTCTGAAAAATTCCCCCTCTTGAGCccattgagtcttatttataggctcaaggagttcttcatgggccaatgggccttaatta contains the following coding sequences:
- the LOC133792120 gene encoding uncharacterized protein LOC133792120 — encoded protein: MEEVETEASFWKNAIVCIVLGANPPFRVFEGFVKRIWGSLGVEKIVRMHSGFTLVNFRDEATRDLILETGVIHFDKKPVVLRPWTPDMDSMRMVKSVPVWIRLNGLGLQYWGKNSLSAMVSTIGRPVLVDKVTQSRSMVKYARILVDMEITDHPPKSISFINERDQITEQVVEYEWLPSKCAACSNLGHILANCNKNTGLSWRKKYADEKGASTDKNISNAEEVQQHSEFVNLDLRACNASNIGEEEKASSSLEQNVSKVISDVQDNSEVTQQSGKGNAEIAGSWITPRRRGARQGVVIAHKSDFVQGKAKSGNGYAVLQDTGIGHLVTNSIPIQ